From the genome of Synchiropus splendidus isolate RoL2022-P1 chromosome 17, RoL_Sspl_1.0, whole genome shotgun sequence, one region includes:
- the kcnk12l gene encoding potassium channel subfamily K member 13: MAGRRGASCCPLNQDNARFFLLAALILLYLLCGAAIFSLLEQPSELSARRLWQQQLRSFTQRHRVNAGALTIRVDALRPRWDFSGAFYFVATVVSTIGFGMTTPATLAGKVFLILYGLIGCAATILFFNLFLERIITVLAYIMRWCHERRLRCAGEGAESNRQAPSEEDDSLEGWKPSVYYVMLILVLASILIACGASTLYSSMENWSYVDSLYFCFVAFSTIGFGDLVSSQRRRYESQEAYRVCNCLFILMGVCCIYSLFNVISIIIKQTLNWIIGKLLCCSSVPGCCGFCCLQSKKAARRRQRRFKRNTVQPLPSQRPAGRRLYPGGSVETICDSETDAALDRAPVGRRLSGEMISVRELTVSNKVSLALLQKQLSETAHQGPRPGHQNGFSAGVGALAFMNNRLQETSMDR, encoded by the exons ATGGCCGGACGCAGGGGcgccagctgctgccccctgaaCCAGGACAACGCTCGCTTCTTCCTGCTGGCCGCCCTCATCCTGCTCTACCTGCTGTGTGGCGCCGCCATCTTCTCCCTGCTGGAGCAGCCGTCCGAGCTCAGCGCCCGCCgcctgtggcagcagcagctgcgcaGCTTCACCCAGAGGCACCGGGTCAACGCCGGGGCGCTGACCATCAGAGTGGACGCGCTGCGGCCGCGCTGGGACTTCTCCGGCGCCTTCTACTTCGTGGCCACCGTGGTGTCCACCATCG GCTTCGGAATGACCACGCCGGCGACCTTGGCCGGGAAGGTCTTCCTCATCCTCTACGGCCTGATCGGCTGCGCCGCCACCATCCTCTTCTTCAACCTCTTCCTGGAGAGGATCATCACGGTGCTGGCCTACATCATGCGCTGGTGTCACGAGCGCCGGCTCAGGTGTGCGGGCGAGGGGGCGGAGTCTAACAGGCAGGCGCCGTCCGAGGAGGACGACAGCCTGGAGGGCTGGAAGCCGTCGGTCTACTACGTGATGCTGATCCTGGTGCTGGCCTCCATCCTCATCGCCTGCGGCGCCTCCACGCTCTACAGCTCCATGGAGAACTGGAGCTACGTGGACTCGCTCTACTTCTGCTTCGTGGCCTTCAGCACCATTGGCTTCGGCGACCTGGTGAGCAGCCAGCGTCGGCGCTACGAGTCGCAGGAGGCCTACCGAGTCTGCAACtgcctcttcatcctcatgGGCGTGTGCTGCATCTACTCGCTCTTCAACgtcatctccatcatcatcaaacaGACCCTCAACTGGATCATTGGGAAGCTGCTGTGCTGCAGCTCCGTCCCGGGATGCTGCGGCTTCTGCTGCCTCCAGAGCAAGAAAGCCGCCCGGCGCCGGCAGAGGCGCTTCAAACGCAACACGGTGCAGCCGCTTCCGTCCCAGAGGCCGGCGGGTCGCCGCCTCTACCCCGGCGGCTCCGTGGAGACCATCTGCGACAGCGAGACGGACGCGGCTCTGGACCGGGCCCCGGTGGGCCGCAGACTCTCCGGAGAGATGATCTCGGTGAGGGAGCTCACCGTGTCCAACAAGGTGTCGCTGGCGCTGCTCCAGAAACAGCTGAGCGAAACGGCCCATCAGGGCCCGCGGCCCGGTCACCAGAACGGCTTCTCGGCTGGAGTCGGGGCCCTGGCCTTCATGAACAACCGGCTGCAGGAGACCAGCATGGACAGGTAG
- the itpkca gene encoding inositol-trisphosphate 3-kinase C isoform X2, protein MTHTKPQQWLQVVGHAGNFHVGEFGRLLKRFCLREQQCYQRLMDDCLRPFVPTYYGVVQRDQLDYNMMDNLLTFFNSPSIMDCKMGSRTYLEEELQTAQERPQPRRDMFQKMVAVDPAAPTEQEREQQAVLKTRYMQWRESLSSTTTLGFRVEGFRKSSGECHTNFKKTRSREQVMAALEAFVDSSSSLVQGYLKRLEHLRQALEESRFFRTHEVVGSSLLFVHDWTGRTGVWMIDFGKTVPLPPPGTLDHRTPWVQGNHEDGYLWGLDNLIDLLTDMLQLKTSKT, encoded by the exons ATGACCCACACGAAGCCTCAGCAGTGGCTGCAGGTGGTCGGACATGCAG GGAACTTCCATGTGGGAGAGTTTGGGCGTCTGCTGAAGAGGTTCTGTCTGAGGGAGCAGCAGTGCTACCAGAGGCTGATGGACGACTGCCTCAGGCCCTTTGTTCCCACCTACTACGGCGTGGTGCAGCGGGACCAGCTGGACTACAACATGATGGATAACCTGCTGACCTTCTTCAACTCACCCTCCATCATGGACTGCAAGATGGGCAGCCG CACCtacctggaggaggagctgcagacggCGCAGGAGCGTCCGCAGCCTCGCCGCGACATGTTCCAGAAGATGGTGGCGGTGGATCCGGCGGCCCCCACTGAGCAGGAGCGGGAGCAGCAGGCGGTGCTGAAGACGCGCTACATGCAGTGGCGCGAGAGCCTCAGCTCCACCACCACCCTGGGCTTCCGCGTGGAAGGCTTCCGG AAGTCCAGCGGGGAGTGTCACACCAACTTCAAGAAGACCAGGAGCAGGGAGCAGGTGATGGCAGCGCTGGAGGCCTTCGTGGACTCCAGCTCCAGCCTGGTG cagggctATCTGAAGCGGCTGGAGCACCTGCGGCAGGCCCTGGAGGAGTCCCGCTTCTTCAGGACTCACGAG GTGGTGGGAAGCTCCCTGCTGTTCGTGCACGACTGGACGGGCAGAACCGGTGTCTGGATGATCGACTTCGGCAAGACGGTGCCTCTGCCGCCCCCTGGCACGCTGGACCACCGGACCCCCTGGGTGCAGGGGAACCATGAAGACGGCTACCTCTGGGGCCTGGACAACCTCATCGACCTGCTGACAGACATGCTGCAGCTGAAGACCTCCAAGACCTGA
- the itpkca gene encoding inositol-trisphosphate 3-kinase C isoform X1 has product MTHTKPQQWLQVVGHAGNFHVGEFGRLLKRFCLREQQCYQRLMDDCLRPFVPTYYGVVQRDQLDYNMMDNLLTFFNSPSIMDCKMGSRTYLEEELQTAQERPQPRRDMFQKMVAVDPAAPTEQEREQQAVLKTRYMQWRESLSSTTTLGFRVEGFRVSCSRSRQTWPRPPPDNRWTVLQKSSGECHTNFKKTRSREQVMAALEAFVDSSSSLVQGYLKRLEHLRQALEESRFFRTHEVVGSSLLFVHDWTGRTGVWMIDFGKTVPLPPPGTLDHRTPWVQGNHEDGYLWGLDNLIDLLTDMLQLKTSKT; this is encoded by the exons ATGACCCACACGAAGCCTCAGCAGTGGCTGCAGGTGGTCGGACATGCAG GGAACTTCCATGTGGGAGAGTTTGGGCGTCTGCTGAAGAGGTTCTGTCTGAGGGAGCAGCAGTGCTACCAGAGGCTGATGGACGACTGCCTCAGGCCCTTTGTTCCCACCTACTACGGCGTGGTGCAGCGGGACCAGCTGGACTACAACATGATGGATAACCTGCTGACCTTCTTCAACTCACCCTCCATCATGGACTGCAAGATGGGCAGCCG CACCtacctggaggaggagctgcagacggCGCAGGAGCGTCCGCAGCCTCGCCGCGACATGTTCCAGAAGATGGTGGCGGTGGATCCGGCGGCCCCCACTGAGCAGGAGCGGGAGCAGCAGGCGGTGCTGAAGACGCGCTACATGCAGTGGCGCGAGAGCCTCAGCTCCACCACCACCCTGGGCTTCCGCGTGGAAGGCTTCCGGGTGAGTTGCAGCCGCTCGCGACAGACGTGGCCCAGGCCGCCGCCTGACAATCGCTGGACCGTCCTGCAGAAGTCCAGCGGGGAGTGTCACACCAACTTCAAGAAGACCAGGAGCAGGGAGCAGGTGATGGCAGCGCTGGAGGCCTTCGTGGACTCCAGCTCCAGCCTGGTG cagggctATCTGAAGCGGCTGGAGCACCTGCGGCAGGCCCTGGAGGAGTCCCGCTTCTTCAGGACTCACGAG GTGGTGGGAAGCTCCCTGCTGTTCGTGCACGACTGGACGGGCAGAACCGGTGTCTGGATGATCGACTTCGGCAAGACGGTGCCTCTGCCGCCCCCTGGCACGCTGGACCACCGGACCCCCTGGGTGCAGGGGAACCATGAAGACGGCTACCTCTGGGGCCTGGACAACCTCATCGACCTGCTGACAGACATGCTGCAGCTGAAGACCTCCAAGACCTGA
- the ccdc61 gene encoding centrosomal protein CCDC61 isoform X1, translated as MEPSGATEDLVFRGVEFAVKMEVDKGLLMVEISDSATADQWRGEFDPAYIEDLTRKTGNFKQFPIFCSMLESAVRKMSDSVTLDLLTYADLELLRNRKAGVVGRPRGPPQSSALTAKRYLILIYTVEFDRIHYPLPLPYVGKPDPAALQKEVRALRSELASLTSRGFSKSAELEIHRLRTELALVKEEKESMAKVLERLQLSSGGAPAVREDWRTREVVRSLEEQLAKERAKSQRWAGKRCQEQRLLTEQLEELRESECALRVRVKSLSNELALLRRGGVTPGAAHRDVYRSLSREGRALYGTSRGRSGSRERPESRVQRSEERGRRADSSGPRAAVTRSSPSPTRSHVPRFDPTAYIQDRQRRQKEAELKKLRKVRRDMLSSPILAERGRSRSRELLPQSGSRGRSLSVERRGSRNSSGSSVVDMDEVGRAVLRGRPSTFNGPSMSRAGLRTRNPVCSTPTQRLRDKDSSVDAGAELSEIDARLQALQDYMRDLDTGH; from the exons ATGGAGCCCAGCGGGGCCACCGAGGACCTGGTGTTTCGGGGGGTGGAGTTCGCGGTGAAGATGGAGGTGGACAAGGGCTTGCTGATGGTGGAGATCTCTGACTCGGCGACGGCGGACCAGTGGCGGGGGGAGTTCGACCCGGCGT ACATCGAGGACCTGACCCGCAAGACTGGCAACTTCAAGCAGTTCCCCATCTTCTGCAGCATGCTGGAGTCGGCCGTCAGGAAG ATGAGTGACTCAGTCACTCTGGACCTGCTGACCTACGCTGACCTGGAGCTGCTGCGGAACCGCAAGGCCGGGGTGGTGGGTCGGCCCCGGGGACCCCCCCAGTCGTCTGCGCTCACGGCCAAGAGATACCTGATCCTGATCTACACGGTGGAGTTCGACAG GATCCACTACCCGCTGCCGCTGCCCTACGTGGGCAAACCCGACCCGGCCGCCCTGCAGAAGGAGGTCCGGGCGCTGAGGTCCGAGCTGGCGTCGCTCACCTCGAGAGGCTTCAGCAAATCTGCGGAACTTGAGATTCACCGACTGCGAACAGA GCTGGCTCTGgtcaaggaggagaaggagtccATGGCCAAGGTCCTGGAGCGGCTGCAGCTGAGCAGCGGCGGAGCCCCAGCTGTGCGAGAGGACTGGAGGACGCGCGAGGTGGTGCGgtccctggaggagcagctggccAAGGAGAGGGCCAAGAGTCAGCGCTGGGCGGGGAAGCGCTGCcaggagcagcggctcctcaCCGAGCAG ctggaggagctgcgggAGTCGGAGTGTGCGCTGCGAGTCCGAGTCAAGAGTCTGAGCAACGAGCTGGCGCTGCTGCGGAGAGG CGGGGTCACCCCCGGCGCCGCTCACAGGGACGTCTACCGCTCGCTCTCCAGAGAGGGGAGGGCGCTGTACggcaccagcagggggcgctcggGATCTCGGGAGCGGCCGGAGAGCAGGGTGCAGCGGTCGGAGGAGCGCGGGAGGAGAGCGGACTCCTCCGGGCCGCGAGCCGCCGTCACCCGATCCTCGCCGTCTCCCACCA GGTCTCACGTCCCGCGCTTCGACCCGACCGCCTACATCCAGGACCGGCAGCGGCGGCAGAAAGAGGCGGAGCTGAAAAA GCTCCGGAAGGTTCGGAGGGACATGCTGTCGTCGCCCATCCTCGCAGAGAGGGGGCGCTCTCGCTCCAGGGAGCTGCTTCCTCAGAGCGGCAGCAGAGGCAGGAGCTTGTCCGTGGAGCGGCGAGGAAGCAGGAATTCCTCAGGAAGCTCTGTCGTGGACATGGACGAAGTCGGCCGCGCCGTGCTCcg AGGACGACCGTCCACCTTCAATGGCCCCAGCATG TCCAGAGCCGGTCTCCGGACCAGGAACCCGGTCTGCAGCACTCCCACTCAGCGTctgagagacaaag ACTCGTCCGTGGACGCCGGCGCCGAGCTGTCGGAGATCGACGCCCGTCTCCAGGCCCTGCAGGACTACATGAGGGACCTGGACACCGGGCACTGA
- the ccdc61 gene encoding centrosomal protein CCDC61 isoform X2, with amino-acid sequence MSDSVTLDLLTYADLELLRNRKAGVVGRPRGPPQSSALTAKRYLILIYTVEFDRIHYPLPLPYVGKPDPAALQKEVRALRSELASLTSRGFSKSAELEIHRLRTELALVKEEKESMAKVLERLQLSSGGAPAVREDWRTREVVRSLEEQLAKERAKSQRWAGKRCQEQRLLTEQLEELRESECALRVRVKSLSNELALLRRGGVTPGAAHRDVYRSLSREGRALYGTSRGRSGSRERPESRVQRSEERGRRADSSGPRAAVTRSSPSPTRSHVPRFDPTAYIQDRQRRQKEAELKKLRKVRRDMLSSPILAERGRSRSRELLPQSGSRGRSLSVERRGSRNSSGSSVVDMDEVGRAVLRGRPSTFNGPSMSRAGLRTRNPVCSTPTQRLRDKDSSVDAGAELSEIDARLQALQDYMRDLDTGH; translated from the exons ATGAGTGACTCAGTCACTCTGGACCTGCTGACCTACGCTGACCTGGAGCTGCTGCGGAACCGCAAGGCCGGGGTGGTGGGTCGGCCCCGGGGACCCCCCCAGTCGTCTGCGCTCACGGCCAAGAGATACCTGATCCTGATCTACACGGTGGAGTTCGACAG GATCCACTACCCGCTGCCGCTGCCCTACGTGGGCAAACCCGACCCGGCCGCCCTGCAGAAGGAGGTCCGGGCGCTGAGGTCCGAGCTGGCGTCGCTCACCTCGAGAGGCTTCAGCAAATCTGCGGAACTTGAGATTCACCGACTGCGAACAGA GCTGGCTCTGgtcaaggaggagaaggagtccATGGCCAAGGTCCTGGAGCGGCTGCAGCTGAGCAGCGGCGGAGCCCCAGCTGTGCGAGAGGACTGGAGGACGCGCGAGGTGGTGCGgtccctggaggagcagctggccAAGGAGAGGGCCAAGAGTCAGCGCTGGGCGGGGAAGCGCTGCcaggagcagcggctcctcaCCGAGCAG ctggaggagctgcgggAGTCGGAGTGTGCGCTGCGAGTCCGAGTCAAGAGTCTGAGCAACGAGCTGGCGCTGCTGCGGAGAGG CGGGGTCACCCCCGGCGCCGCTCACAGGGACGTCTACCGCTCGCTCTCCAGAGAGGGGAGGGCGCTGTACggcaccagcagggggcgctcggGATCTCGGGAGCGGCCGGAGAGCAGGGTGCAGCGGTCGGAGGAGCGCGGGAGGAGAGCGGACTCCTCCGGGCCGCGAGCCGCCGTCACCCGATCCTCGCCGTCTCCCACCA GGTCTCACGTCCCGCGCTTCGACCCGACCGCCTACATCCAGGACCGGCAGCGGCGGCAGAAAGAGGCGGAGCTGAAAAA GCTCCGGAAGGTTCGGAGGGACATGCTGTCGTCGCCCATCCTCGCAGAGAGGGGGCGCTCTCGCTCCAGGGAGCTGCTTCCTCAGAGCGGCAGCAGAGGCAGGAGCTTGTCCGTGGAGCGGCGAGGAAGCAGGAATTCCTCAGGAAGCTCTGTCGTGGACATGGACGAAGTCGGCCGCGCCGTGCTCcg AGGACGACCGTCCACCTTCAATGGCCCCAGCATG TCCAGAGCCGGTCTCCGGACCAGGAACCCGGTCTGCAGCACTCCCACTCAGCGTctgagagacaaag ACTCGTCCGTGGACGCCGGCGCCGAGCTGTCGGAGATCGACGCCCGTCTCCAGGCCCTGCAGGACTACATGAGGGACCTGGACACCGGGCACTGA
- the ppm1nb gene encoding protein phosphatase, Mg2+/Mn2+ dependent, 1Nb (putative), whose product MRTSRKGSVEMPAFVRQLVKETEKRVSSFFRAGRGGGAAEGEPAGQGEKEEVNPSPYLERPVLDKLTEEGCARWGLTYALGSMQGWRANMEDFHNCVPQLGGQLADWSFFAVFDGHAGSTAAQYCSQHLLGHILATGGLGAEDDPETVKGALVAGFLQTDRHLHSAARREGWERGGTTVVASLITPYYVYFANCGDSRAVLCRSGQVCFATEDHKPYSPLEKERIESAGGSVSLQRVNGSLAVSRALGDFSYKGAENRSPIEQMVSPEPEVCVVERSPADEFLVLACDGVWDTISNEELCAFIRSRLRVCTDLRDVCAQVIDLCLYKGSLDNISIILLCFPGAPQLSAEALHQEAELEDLLESKVAEIYDELCGRGEEPDLLSVLTILASTVIPGLPPGGGIQSKRNCIISAYYQQRDTHHPSVHNGPAGS is encoded by the exons ATGAGGACGTCCAGGAAGGGCAGCGTGGAGATGCCGGCGTTCGTGCGGCAGCTGGTGAAGGAGACCGAGAAGAGggtcagctccttcttcagagCAGGCCGAGGAGGGGGAGCGGCGGAGGGGGAGCCGGCGGGGCagggggagaaggaggaggtgaaccCCAGTCCGTACCTGGAGCGGCCGGTGCTGGACAAGCTGACGGAGGAGGGCTGCGCCCGCTGGGGCCTGACCTACGCCCTGGGCAGCATGCAGGGCTGGAGGGCCAACATGGAGGACTTCCACAACTGCGTGCCGCAGCTGGGGGGCCAGCTGGCCGACTGGAGCTTCTTCGCCGTGTTCGACGGCCACGCGGGCAGCACGGCGGCCCAGTACTGCTCCCAGCACCTGCTGGGTCACATCCTGGCCACAG GTGGCTTGGGTGCCGAAGACGACCCGGAGACGGTGAAAGGCGCGCTGGTCGCGGGTTTCCTGCAGACGGACAGGCACCTGCACTCCGCGGCCCGCAGGGAGGGCTGGGAGCGCGGAGGAACCACGGTGGTGGCCTCGCTCATCACCCCTTACTACGTCTACTTCGCCAACTGCGGGGACTCCCGCGCCGTGCTGTGCCGGTCCGGTCAGGTCTGCTTCGCCACCGAGGACCATAAGCCGTACAGCCCCCTGGAGAAGGAGCGCATCGAGAGCGCCGGAGGCTCCGTGTCCCTGCAGCGAGTCAACGGCTCGCTGGCGGTCTCCCGCGCCCTGGGGGACTTCAGCTACAAGGGGGCGGAGAACCGCTCACCCATCGAGCAGATGGTCTCTCCGGAGCCGGAGGTCTGCGTGGTCGAGCGCTCGCCAGCCGACGAGTTTCTGGTTCTGGCCTGCGACGGCGTGTGGGACACCATCAGCAACGAGGAGCTGTGCGCCTTCATCCGCAGCCGCCTGCGCGTCTGCACCGACCTGAGGGACGTCTGCGCCCAGGTCATCGACCTCTGCCTGTACAAG GGCAGCCTGGACAACATCAGCATCATCCTGCTCTGCTTCCCTGGCGCCCCCCAGCTGTCAGCAGAGGCACTGCACCAGGAGGCTGAGCTGGAGGACCTGCTGGAGTCCAAAGTAGCCG AGATTTACGATGAGCTGTGCGGCCGAGGAGAAGAACCCGACCTGCTGTCGGTCCTCACAATCCTCGCCTCCACTGTTATACCGGGACTGCCACCAGGGGGCGGCATACAGAGCAA GAGGAACTGCATCATTTCAGCCTACTACCAGCAGCGAGACACCCATCATCCCAGCGTCCACAAC GGACCCGCCGGCTCCTGA